A stretch of the Kroppenstedtia eburnea genome encodes the following:
- a CDS encoding acetyl-CoA C-acetyltransferase — translation MREAVIVAAARTAVGKANRGSLKDTRPDDLGAWVVQDLMKRVPQLDPQEVEDVIMGCSFPEGEQGMNVARVIATRAGLPNTAAGLTINRFCSSGLQSIAIAAQHIMAGFADTIIAGGVESMSMVPMGGYKPAPNPHLMDHAPEIYMSMGHTAEEVANRYGVSREDQDAFALRSHQRAIQAIDEGRFKDEIVPVTVKKRVVGPDHKLHEEEFVFDTDEGPRRDTSLDVLGKLRPAFRVGGSVTAGNSSQTSDGAAGVIVMSREKAEALGIQPIAVFRSFCVGGVDPDVMGIGPIVAVPKALEKAGLTLDQIDLIELNEAFASQSIQVMRHLEMNPDIVNVNGGAIALGHPLGCSGAKLTVSILNELKRRNGKYGLVTMCIGGGMGAAGVFEMVN, via the coding sequence ATGCGCGAAGCAGTCATCGTTGCCGCGGCGCGGACCGCTGTGGGGAAGGCGAACCGTGGCTCGTTGAAGGATACACGCCCTGATGACCTGGGTGCGTGGGTGGTTCAGGATCTGATGAAGCGGGTGCCGCAGTTGGACCCGCAGGAAGTGGAAGACGTTATCATGGGTTGCTCCTTCCCCGAAGGGGAACAAGGCATGAACGTGGCCCGGGTGATCGCCACCCGGGCGGGACTTCCCAACACGGCAGCGGGCCTCACCATCAACCGGTTTTGCTCCTCGGGATTGCAGTCGATCGCCATCGCCGCCCAACATATCATGGCCGGCTTTGCCGACACCATCATCGCCGGTGGTGTGGAGAGCATGAGCATGGTGCCCATGGGCGGCTACAAACCGGCCCCCAACCCCCACCTGATGGACCATGCACCGGAAATCTACATGTCCATGGGTCACACGGCGGAAGAAGTGGCCAACCGCTACGGGGTTTCCCGGGAGGATCAGGATGCCTTTGCCCTTCGGAGCCATCAACGGGCGATCCAAGCCATCGACGAAGGACGCTTCAAGGATGAGATCGTTCCTGTGACGGTGAAAAAACGTGTGGTGGGACCCGATCATAAACTTCATGAAGAAGAGTTTGTCTTTGACACCGATGAGGGACCGCGTCGGGACACCTCCCTGGACGTGTTGGGCAAGCTGAGACCGGCATTCCGTGTCGGAGGATCCGTCACCGCCGGGAACTCCTCTCAGACCAGTGACGGTGCCGCCGGAGTGATCGTCATGTCCCGGGAGAAAGCCGAAGCCTTGGGAATCCAGCCGATCGCCGTCTTCCGTTCCTTCTGCGTCGGCGGTGTCGACCCCGATGTGATGGGGATCGGTCCGATCGTCGCCGTGCCGAAGGCTCTGGAGAAAGCGGGTCTCACTCTGGACCAAATCGATCTGATCGAACTGAATGAGGCTTTTGCTTCCCAGTCCATCCAAGTGATGCGCCACCTGGAGATGAACCCCGACATCGTCAATGTCAACGGCGGGGCGATCGCTCTGGGTCACCCCTTGGGATGTTCGGGGGCCAAGCTGACGGTCAGTATCCTGAATGAGCTGAAGCGCCGCAACGGCAAGTACGGCCTGGTCACCATGTGTATCGGTGGCGGCATGGGTGCGGCCGGTGTGTTTGAAATGGTGAACTGA
- a CDS encoding TM2 domain-containing protein yields MADKNHFSQKGAPSSETPEKNLRERWITAYALWLFLGVLGGHRFYLGRKNSGFAMGVVGLLFLSFGLFFYLLPGLGISPLLAMAPFLLWWVLDGIAIPKWLSQQ; encoded by the coding sequence ATGGCGGACAAGAATCATTTCAGTCAAAAGGGGGCCCCAAGCAGCGAAACCCCTGAGAAGAACCTGCGGGAGAGATGGATCACCGCTTATGCCCTCTGGTTGTTTCTCGGGGTGCTGGGAGGACACCGTTTTTATCTGGGAAGGAAGAATTCCGGTTTTGCGATGGGGGTGGTCGGGCTCCTGTTTCTCTCCTTCGGTCTGTTTTTCTATCTGTTGCCGGGATTGGGAATCTCCCCACTTCTGGCGATGGCTCCTTTTTTGCTCTGGTGGGTGCTCGACGGGATTGCGATTCCGAAATGGCTGTCGCAACAGTGA
- a CDS encoding acyl-CoA dehydrogenase family protein, protein MAEKTITKGGSYLLEEHSLEDVYTPEEFSEEHKMIAKTTEDFAKENVLPVLEEIENHNFDHTVRLLKQAGELGLLGADVPENYGGLGLDKVSSSLITEKIAPARSFALSHGAHVGIGTLPIVFFGNKEQKEKYLPPLASGEKFAAYALTEPGSGSDALGAKTVAKLSEDGKHYILTGEKQWITNSAFADVFVVYAKVDGEKFTAFIVEKEFPGVSTGPEEKKMGIKGSSTRTLILDEARVPVENVLGEVGKGHLIAFNILNIGRYKLGVGCVGSSKRAIEISAKYAKERKQFKTPIAQFPLIQEKLATMSAKTYALESVIYRLAGFFEKGLAHLEQAEGTEAAKAIAEYALECSIAKVFGSEVLDYVVDEGVQIHGGYGFMQEYEIENMYRDSRINRIFEGTNEINRLLIPSTLMRKTMKGELPFLEKAAGLQEELMMMMPTLSEEEPAPLEEEAKMIENAKKIFLMTAGLAVEKYQMELEKEQEILRDVADIAIEIFAMESAYLRAKKALEKEGSDRAQAKIDLTTAYVYEAFPRVEQKAKHILTSMEEGDILRTQVSILKKLIRFEPINEVKLKRAIAKRVLEAERFVV, encoded by the coding sequence ATGGCGGAAAAAACCATCACCAAAGGGGGCAGCTACCTCCTGGAGGAGCACAGCCTCGAGGATGTTTACACCCCGGAAGAGTTCAGCGAAGAGCACAAGATGATTGCCAAAACCACTGAAGACTTTGCCAAGGAGAACGTGTTGCCGGTCCTGGAAGAGATCGAGAATCACAACTTCGACCACACTGTCCGCCTGTTGAAACAGGCCGGGGAACTGGGTCTTCTGGGTGCCGATGTACCGGAGAACTACGGCGGTCTGGGTCTGGACAAAGTCAGCTCCTCTCTGATCACCGAAAAAATCGCACCCGCCCGTTCCTTCGCCCTCAGTCACGGGGCTCATGTGGGGATCGGAACTCTGCCGATCGTCTTCTTCGGCAACAAGGAACAGAAGGAAAAATACCTGCCGCCCCTTGCCTCCGGTGAGAAGTTTGCCGCCTATGCCCTGACGGAACCGGGCTCCGGCTCCGATGCCCTCGGTGCCAAAACCGTGGCCAAACTTTCCGAAGACGGCAAGCATTATATCCTGACCGGTGAAAAGCAGTGGATCACCAACTCCGCTTTTGCCGATGTCTTCGTTGTCTATGCCAAAGTGGATGGAGAGAAATTCACCGCCTTCATCGTCGAGAAGGAATTCCCGGGTGTCTCCACCGGTCCGGAAGAGAAGAAAATGGGGATCAAAGGCTCTTCCACCCGGACTCTGATCCTGGATGAAGCCCGGGTGCCGGTGGAAAACGTATTGGGTGAAGTGGGCAAAGGGCATCTGATCGCCTTCAACATTTTGAACATCGGACGTTACAAGCTGGGAGTCGGCTGCGTCGGATCCTCCAAACGTGCGATCGAGATTTCCGCCAAGTATGCCAAGGAGCGGAAACAGTTTAAAACTCCGATCGCCCAATTCCCGCTGATTCAGGAGAAGCTGGCCACCATGTCCGCCAAGACCTATGCGCTGGAAAGCGTCATCTACCGCCTTGCCGGGTTCTTTGAAAAGGGTCTGGCCCATCTGGAACAGGCGGAAGGGACTGAAGCGGCCAAGGCGATCGCCGAATACGCCCTGGAATGCTCCATCGCCAAAGTCTTCGGCTCCGAAGTGCTGGATTATGTGGTGGACGAAGGGGTCCAGATCCACGGTGGTTACGGGTTTATGCAGGAGTATGAAATTGAGAACATGTACCGTGACTCCCGCATTAACCGGATTTTTGAAGGGACCAACGAAATCAACCGCCTCTTGATCCCCTCCACACTGATGCGGAAAACCATGAAAGGGGAACTCCCCTTCTTGGAAAAAGCCGCCGGTCTCCAGGAAGAGCTGATGATGATGATGCCCACCCTCTCCGAGGAAGAGCCGGCTCCGCTGGAAGAAGAAGCGAAAATGATCGAAAATGCCAAGAAGATCTTCCTGATGACCGCCGGTCTGGCTGTGGAGAAATATCAGATGGAGCTGGAGAAGGAGCAGGAGATTCTGCGGGACGTGGCCGATATCGCCATCGAAATCTTTGCCATGGAAAGCGCTTATCTGCGGGCCAAAAAGGCGCTGGAGAAGGAAGGTTCCGATCGGGCACAGGCCAAGATCGACCTGACCACCGCCTATGTGTATGAAGCCTTCCCGCGTGTGGAGCAGAAGGCGAAGCACATCCTCACCTCCATGGAAGAAGGGGATATCCTGCGGACACAGGTGTCCATCCTGAAAAAGTTGATCCGTTTTGAGCCGATCAACGAAGTGAAGCTGAAGCGGGCCATCGCCAAGCGGGTGCTGGAAGCGGAACGCTTTGTGGTGTAA